Proteins co-encoded in one Amia ocellicauda isolate fAmiCal2 chromosome 11, fAmiCal2.hap1, whole genome shotgun sequence genomic window:
- the LOC136762815 gene encoding 1-phosphatidylinositol phosphodiesterase — translation MRTIPALHSPLKPPLCLCLLLVIFILGCHGVGEFSFNDNKSKPVSNNNADWMARLNDNMLLSDVLIPGTHDTMALHGGPLAKCQAWKLEDQLKAGVRYLDLRVFNFFSSDAGKLFIVHGIIYQHKRFEDVVNKVNDFLKQHPQETVLMRVKPEHFKKGKVNDLLDDYMNKKKISVWVNKEIPKMNQVRGKIVFLQKEPFTLGIPLTSTDQQNDYVVKKIEDKKNKIKDHINEAAEGRCSEKVYLIYSSGTGKCKNFKTPKTIAREINPWLTQHLDKIPSEEHKCVGVIAMDFPGEELISRIINLNFIGNQN, via the exons ATGAGGACCATACCAGCCCTTCACAGCCCCCTGAAGCcccctctctgcctctgtctgcTGCTTGT GATCTTTATCCTTGGCTGCCATGGAGTTGGAGAATTCAGCTTTAATGACAATAAATCAAAGCCAGTGTCTAATAATAATGCAGATTGGATGGCAAGATTAAATGACAACATGCTGCTTTCAGACGTCCTCATCCCTGGAACCCACGACACCATGGCTTTGCATGGCGGCCCACTAGCAAAGTGTCAGGCTTGGAAATTAGAAGACCAGCTTAAAGCAGGCGTGCGATACCTAGATCTCagagtatttaatttttttagcaGTGATGCAGGAAAACTCTTCATTGTTCATGGGATTATATATCAGCATAAAAGATTTGAAGATGTAGTGAATAAAGTGaatgattttttaaaacaacaccCACAAGAGACTGTTTTGATGAGGGTGAAgccagaacattttaaaaaagggAAGGTTAATGACCTATTGGATGattacatgaataaaaaaaaaatatctgtgtGGGTGAATAAAGAAATACCAAAAATGAATCAAGTGAGAGGGAAGATTGTCTTTTTACAGAAAGAACCCTTTACTCTTGGAATTCCCCTAACTAGTACTGATCAGCAGAATGACTATGTAGTTAAGAAGATTGaagataagaaaaataaaattaaagatcACATCAATGAAGCTGCTGAGGGGAGATGCTCTGAAAAGGTCTACCTGATCTACTCCAGTGGTACTGGTAAATGCAAAAACTTCAAAACTCCTAAAACAATTGCCAGAGAGATCAACCCATGGCTCACTCAACATCTGGATAAAATACCTAGTGAAGAACACAAGTGTGTGGGAGTGATTGCCATGGACTTTCCTGGAGAAGAGCTTATTAGCAGAATCATTAATTTAAACTTTATAGGAAACCAAAACTAA